ATTATTTTTTGTATTGTTTTTGCAATTATCTTTGCTTTTGGGGTAGGATTCACTTCATTTAATTTCGGTGCATTGGCAAGGTATAAAACTCCTTGTCTGGCTTTTTACCTGATTGGGATATCACTTATCTATTACTATTCGAAAAAAGATAAAAAGGAAGCAGAATTAGCTTCAACAGAATAGGCTCTTTCAATTTTTTTCCTGGCGTTAATTCCCATTTCTACTCTTAATCTATTATCATTTAGCAAGTGTAAAAGGGCAGCCTCCCATTCATTTTCATTGGCGCAAAGATATCCGTTTTCTTTATCATCTATTATCTTTTTGTTAACTCCAATTGGACTGGCTATGGCCGGTATGCCTAATGCCATATATTGTAAGGCTTTAAATCCGCATTTGCCTCTTGCCCAGGGGTCATCAGTTAGGGGCATCAAACCAATATGAAAGGACAGTAAATCTTCAATTTCTGATTTTTTATTCCATACTTTGTATTCCATAGACGGAAAATCAAAGGAAGGCTCAGTATTAGCTATTACGATAAGGGTAAATGGCTTTTTTTGATATACTTTTAAAAGAGTAGGGATAGTTTTTTCTAAAAAATGCAAGGTTGTATGCGTTCCTGTCCAACCTATTTTAACCGGAATCTCATCCTGTTTTTTTAATTGATTGTGCATGTTAACAGTGTCAATGGTCGTTGGATTTACAACAGTATTTTCATTAAACTTAGAAGCAAATTCAGCTATATATTCATTTCCGGCAGATACTTTATGCGCCATTTTGCAAATTGCAGCTGTTTTATCATGAAATTTAAATCCGGCTATAAATTTATTTGTATCTGAAGTATTGGGCAGCCAAATGGCATCGTCAAAGTCGAAAATTATTTTCTTTCTAAAAATCTTGGCAATTATCCATTCAAAAATAGGCGGACCAACGGGTGTAGCCTCTCTATGGATAAATACATAGTCATAAGAAGGTACTGAAAAAAGAATAAACAGTCGTTTTAGAAATCCTTTTAAAATGCCTATAACCTTCTGAAAAGTATATCCCTTTTTATAGAGGATTTTCCATGTTTTTTCATCTAAAAAACTTTGCTTTTTAATAGAAAAGCCGGCTTCTTCTAAATAGTGAAAGTATTGCTCAAATCGAAAGCGTTGTGAGCCCGCTGTGCCTGAAGGGTATGGAAATAAAAAAAGTACCTTTTTACCTTTTATCAATTTTTTTATGCAAATCTAATGATTCACGTTTATTATTGCAATTTTTCTGCTATTCTGAAATTTAGATTTATATTCGTATTGATTTTTATTATTTTGTTGTTAATACACAAACAGATGAGCAGTTTTAAAGAACTTAGCCAAAATCCATGGTTTAGAATGTTTAGCTTTTTGGCTTTGCTTCTTTTACCATATTTATTTTGGCAATTGATTTTATTATTTGGTGAAAATGGTGGATTTTTTCATTCAAAATTTGGAATTGACATTAGCACCGATAACTTTTTTGGTAGTTTTTGGAAAAAGACAACTCTTTTAATAGGTACTTTTTTTGTTAATATCAGCGTGCCATTAGTACATTTATTCGGGTACACTACTTTTTCTTATGATAATGTGATTGGTCTGGAAGGGCATGTCGGCTGGTTGGTGACGAGAGATTGTCTGGGGATTGGTTCTTTTGTGATTTTTCTAAGTCTTATACTGGCGTACCCTGCTCCAATGAAATTAAAAGCAATTTTTGGGGTAGCCGGATTTTTTATGATTTTGTTTTTGAATGTTTTGAGGATAGTATTATTGACAATTGGTGAAAAGGACTTCCCGGACAGCCTCGACTTTCTACACTACAATGCCTTTAGGGTAATAGTATTTGGCGCAATCTTTTTAACCTGGGGCTTGTTTTTTTATATGATAAAAAAATACGAAAAAGCTTAAAGCTTGTTAAGGCATATTTTATAGGCTTTATCATAAGATTTTATGCCTGTTTCCAGTGAATAGTAGCTCTTTGCTACTTCACTAAAGTCTTCCGCTTTGTAATTTGCAGCTAGAAGATTCTTTAAAGCTTCCCTGAAGTTTTGTTCATTTAATTCCTCCATAATCTCACCCGTATGTCTTTCACTCATAATTTTGTTCATATCACCGACTCCTCCGTTACAAATTACCGGTATCCTGCAGCCCAACAATTCTCCGTGTTTTGTAGGAGAAGAAGCTTTTTTGGAAAAAACTGCTTTAATAAAAAAGATAGCAGCATCAGAGATACTATAAAAAACGGGCATTTCGGCTCTTGAAGATGAGGTAATTGTTATCTTATCCTCAGAAATACCTATTGAGCGGGCATAATCTAAAAAAGATGTTGAATCGTCCAGAGTGACCAAAAGCAAATGTGCATTCGGTATTTCTTCTGTAGCAACTTTAAAAAAATCCAGCATTTTTTCCGGTAAATACCAGGTTCCTATTGATCCGGAAATATTAAAAATGTATTTATCGTTTAAATTTAATCTAGATTTCAGTACTTCTTTGTCGCTTTCTTTAGCCGGCTGAAAATGTTCCAGGTCAGCGGCACACGGTATTACAGTTATTTTTTCGCCAATCCCATAATGCGTATTTAAATAGTCTTTAGCAGCATAGGTAAGTGTAATCATGGCATCTGAGTGCTTAAAAAACTGAGATTCCTTTTTCTTGAAAAAAGTATAAATAGCTTTGAAAACAGGGTTTTTAAGATTCCAGTGACCGCCGTCAACCCGCTCATCAGGCCAAAATCCCCGCATGTCATACAGAAATGCTGCAGCTGTTTTATTCTTTACATGCATAGCCATCATGCAAGCCAGATGATGTCCGCGGGCTTGTACAATGTCAGCTTTTATATCTCGGGCAATTTGTAATGCCTTTCTATAACCTTTGAACAAATCTTTGATAGAGGAAAAAATAGGAAGACTCTGAGTATAAATCAGTGGTTCCCATTGTATATCTGCTTCACTTAGAATTTTACTGATGATGTCCTTATTTTTTTGAAAACGGTCTTTCTTTTCAAAAGAGAGTATAGTAAAGCGGTAGTTTAACTTTCTCAGTCCTTTTAAATAAGGAATTACCTGAGATTGACCAAGTGGATCTGTCATTCCATCCATGGAAATATAAAGGATATTAACTTCTTTACTCATGATATTTCCTTACGATAAAAATGGGTCTGTTCTGTGTTTCAATAAAAATCCGGTGGATATACTCACCAAGTATGCCTAAAAATAATAACTGCACGCTCCCAATAAAAAAGATGCTGAGCATTATGGAAGTCCAGCCGGTTATTGCTTCTCCCATTATTTTTTTAACTAAAACTACTACAACCCCCACTACAGAAAAGAAAATGCCAAGTAGTCCGATGATAATGCAGACCTTAATTGGAACTTTCGAAAAGGAATAGATGGCATCCAGTGCGAGAGTTAGAAGACTGGTGAAATTCATTTTTGCATCACCCACTTCCCGGTCAGGTCTTGAGTATTCTATAAAACCTTGCTTAAAACCTATGAAAAAACGCAATCCGGGCAGATATCTGTTCTTTTCGCCTAATTTTAGAAAGGCATTTAAAGCCGAACGGTTCATGATTGAAAAATTCCCAACATTTTTAGGGGCATTGATATTACTGAGTCGGCTGAATATTTTGTGAAAAAGCTTTATTAAGCTTCTTTTTAAGAATCCTTCTTTTCGCTCTGTTCTGCTTCCAAAAACCACATCAAGCTCTTCAGTGGTGATTTTTTTATACATTTCTGCTATAATTTCCGGCGGATCTTGTAAGTCCCCATCCATCATAACCGTAAAATTACCTTTTGCATAGCTGAGACCTGCTGTATAAGCTGCCTGATGACCAAAATTTCTGGAGAGCTCTACTACTTTAAATCGATTGTCTTTTTGATGGCATGCAAGTAGTAATTCAAGCGTGTTGTCAGTACTGCCATCATTTACACAAATAATTTCAAAGTTTGGGGTGATCTTTTCCAAAGCACCGGTCGTCCTTTCAAAAAGTTGTTCAATTAACTCTTGTTCGTTATAAACAGGAATCACAAGAGATATTTCTATGCTTTCTGGCATCACTTTTTTTTGCAAATTAAAGAATATTTCTTTTTTTATCTTAATGAATTGCCGGAAAGCCCGTAATTCAGCATTTTAGATTTTTTGAAAGTCAGTCGAATTATAGGCTTCTTTCCACCACTTATGCAGTACGATCAGTAGCCACAAACGGTTGTATAGGTAATCCTCGCCGGACAAAAATCGTTTCTTTAAAACGTCAACTTTATTATATTTTACAAAACCCGCAGAAGTAATAACTTTTTCATTGAGATAATCATCAATTAAAAACCGCAATTCATCTTTTAACCAGTGAATAAGCGGAATGCTGAATCCCCATTTTGGCCTTTTGAAAAGTTCTTCCGGAACATAATTATACAAAACCTGCTTTAAAAGGTATTTAGAAGATTTGTTTTTAATTTTTAATTCGGGTGATAAGTTAATGGCAAACTCAACGATACGATAGTCCAACAAGGGGACTCTGGTTTCCAGAGAATATCTCATACTGGCACGATCAACTTTCACCAGTAAGTCATCTTTCAAATAATTTTTTAAATCAAAAAGTGCCTGATTTTCTTCAGTTGTTAATTTACGGGATGTTTCTGTAAAGTTTTCTTTTAGCTGAAAGTCACTTTGAAAATCCGGGAGGAGAATATCCTCTATTTCCTCTCTTCGGAATAAGTATTGCTCTTGTGCAAAAATATGGCTAGGCATGTGTTTTTCGTCCGGGAAGTAAAACATGTGGGCCGCTCTTTTTTGCCTGTTATTCCCTCTGGAAAGAATTTGCCTGATTGGCAGTCGCAATAGTTTTAGAATAGGGTTCTGTAGTCGTCCGGCCCATTTGTAAGCACCGTACCCCATAAAAAGTTCATCCCCTCCATCACCGGATAAAGTCATGGTAACATGCTCTCTGGCAAGTTTGGAGACTAACATAGTCGGGAATGCGGACGAGTCTGAAAAAGGCTCGTCATAAACGTCTATTATATCCGGAACCAATTGCTGAACATCTTTTTGCGAAACTATAAATTCGTGATGACGGGTGCCTAAATGTTTGGCAACTTTTGCTGCATATTCCGCCTCATTATGACTTTGTTCTTTAAATCCTATCGAAAAAGTGTTTAGGGGTTTTGACGTTAATTTTGAAGCTACAGCTGTTACAACACTTGAATCAATTCCTCCGGATAAAAATGTACCAAAAGGAACATCACTGATAAGTCTGTATTTTACGGAACTTTCCAGTAATTCATGCAGCTTGGTTTTTGCTTCTGATTCATCTGTGAGTATTTCTTCAGTTACCCGTTCTTCGGGCTTCCAATAGGAAACAAAATCAAGTTTTTTGTTTTTATATTCGGCCATTTCACCGGATGGGAACTTTTGCACTTTTGAATAGATGCTTAAAGGCTCCGGGATGTATCCTAAATGTAAAAAGGCATTTACTGCTTCGCGTGAAATGTTTCCACACTTTTCACCCAGAATTTTCTTTATTGCTTTTAATTCAGATGCAAAAACCAGCAGGCCATCCTGATGGTAAAAATATAGTGGCTTTATTCCTAAACGGTCTCTGAATAAGAAAAGAGTTTGTTTTTGTTTATCCCAAATGGCAAACACAAACATGCCATTGCACTTAGAGATAAATTCTTTCCCCCAACAGGCAAAAGCTTCTAAGATAATTTCAGTATCGGTTGTTGTTTTGGGAGCAAACTGCGGCCTTTCTTCTTTGAGCTCACTCAATATTTCATTGAAGTTATAAATTTCGCCATTGTATGCAATTACATATCTGTTGCATTGGCTGTGCATGGGTTGATTGCCTTGTTCTGATAAGTCTAAAATACTCAGTCTTCTGTGTAATAAACTGAATCCGTTTTCAGTATAAAGTCCGTCTGCATCAGGACCCCGGTGTTTTATGCAGGCAGAGATACTTTTCCAATCTTCAGTACTGAGGTTTAGTTTCTGTTCTAAGTCAACAACGCCTGCAAGTCCGCACATGCTTATTCTTTAATTTTGTAATACTGAATAAACCAATCGTTAAAAGCTTCCAGGCCTTTTCTGAGTGATGTGCTTGGCTTATAACCTAAAAGTTTTTTGGCTTTGCTTATGCTTGCAAATGTAAAATCTACATCACCGGCTTGTTTGGGTTTTTCAATTTTAATGATCTTTTTACCGGTAACAGCTTCAATCTCGTTTATTAAATCATGGAGCAATATGGGTTTATTATTTCCTAAGTTCAGCGTTTCATAAACATTGTCGTTTTCCATTACGTAAGATGCTGAAGCCTGAATGCCGTTTATAGTATCGTGGATAAAAGTATAGTCTCTGCCGGTTGTGCCATCTCCATAGATTTCTATGGGTTCATTATTGTAGATTTTTTTAAAAAACTTATGAATAGCCAGATCCGGCCTTTGGCGTGGACCAAAAACGGTGAAAAAACGTAAGTTTATTACATCAATATCATAAAGATCATGATAAACATGAGTGAGCAATTCTCCGCTTTTTTTAGTTGAAGCATAAAATGAAACGGGTTTATCTACAGCCATGCTTTCATCAAAAGGCCCTTTGCCGGCATTTCCGTATACAGAAGAAGAGGAAGCGAATAAAAGTTTTTTTAAATTCTTTCTTTTCATCCATTCCAACAATTCTGTCGTTCCGCTAAGATTAGTGCTTACATATCCAACAGGATCTTCTAAAGAAGGCAGTACACCGGCTTTAGCTGCCAGATGGATTACTAAATCATAATTATCGTCTAATTTATCCCAGGAATGTCTATCTCTGATATCCATCTCTGAAAATGTGAAATTAGGGTGATTCCTGAGGATCTTGAGGTTATTTAACTTGTATCCTTTATCATAAAAGGGGTCAAAGTTATCTATTCCGGTTACGCTCCAATTTTTATTTAAATAAAATTCAGCTAAATGCGAGCCAATAAAACCCGCAGCACCTGTAATTAATACTTTTTTAGACATAAGGTTTTCTTAAAAATCATTATTTATAGTCTCAAAAATGATTTAAATACGTTCAAATTAAAGCATTTAAATTCATTTTGCCGGTATCTTTTGAGATTCTTTAAGCAAAACTAAATTTATTACAAGATTTTTTTTGATTAAGGACTTAAAAAAAATGTGATTTTTTTTAGCCCATTATTAAGTTGAATTTATAGTCAGGAAGAACTATTAACATACTTTGCATTAACATTTTTCACCGTTTATCCATTGTTTTTTGCTAAGTTTGTATGTATGTTTTTTACATAGTTTTATTTAAAAATGCTTTTCATGAGTTACGAATCTGTTGAAAAAACGAATGTGAACATCAAAACTGAAAGGCTTCAGCTACTGTTTTTATTTGTTTTTTCTTTTTTGTTATTTGTGAATACTTTGTCACATCAATATGCCCTTGACGATTCAATTGTAATTACAGAAAACAGCCTTACAAAAGAAGGTTTGTCCGGTATTCCGGAAATAATGAAAAGAGACGCCTTTTACGGTTTTTTTGGTGGTGAAAGAAATTTAGTCGCCGGTGGCAGATACCGGCCTCTTTCAATTGCTACATTTGCTGTTGAATATCATTTTTTGGGGAAAAATCCCTTTTTCAGCCACCTTGTAAATGCTTTATTATATTCGATTTGTGTTCTTTTGGTTTTTCTAATCATGAAATTGTGGTTGAAAAATCATTTTAATAACAAGCATTATTTGAGTATTCCTTTTTTAATCGCATTGTTGTTTGCCGCGCATCCAATTCATACAGAAGTAGTGGCAAATATTAAAGGTCGTGATGAAATCATGGGATTATTAGGTGCCCTGGGTGCTATGTTTTTTTTCTGGAAGTATCTTTTTCATAAAAAGTTACCGCATTTGATATTTGCGTTTGTTTGCTTTTTCTTAGGCTTACTTTCAAAAGAAAATGTCATTACATTTTTACCACTTTTTGCTCTGGCCGTTTATTTTTTCGAGCCTAAAAAATTGAAATCTGCTATTTTGCCTTCAATTGGTTTTCTGGCTTTAAGTGGGCTGTATCTGTATCTTCGGCATATTTTTACGGGAACTGATTTTACTCCAAGCATGACGGTGCTTAATAATGCCTATATACATGCCACGGAAAGTGAACGTCTGGCAACTATTTTATTTACTTTCGGAAAGTATTTGCAGTTATTAATTTTTCCTCATCCATTAACGCATGATTATTATTTTAATCAAATTCCACTTCAATCCTGGTCTTCTCCCGGAGTGATTATCAGCCTTCTTTTATTGCTTTCGGCTTTGGCTTATGGTGTTTTCGGGCTTTTGAAAAGAGATCCGGTGGCATTTGGAATTATCTTTTTCTTAGCAACATTTTCAATCGTTTCAAATTTGTTTTTTAATGTTGGAACGACTATGTCTGAACGTTTTATGTTCATGCCTTCTCTTGGATTTGTGTTAATATTTACCATTTTAACTCATCGTCTCGTAAAGAAGTTTGTAATAGAAAATAAGCGAATTCAATACAGGGCAATTATAATCGGGCTGTTTGTATTGGGCTTCAGTGTTAAAACACTGGAAAGAAATCCGGCCTGGGAAAATAACTACACGCTTTTTTCAACAGATATAAAATACTCTCCCAATAGTGCAAAGCTGAATAGTGCCTTAGGAGGTACGCTCATTGAAGAAGCAGAAAAAAATGTAACGGCAGAGGAGAAAGCTGATTTACTGAATAGTGCCACATTTTATTTAAACAGAGCCGTTCAGATTTATCCTAATTTTTCAGTAGCATGGAATCTTTTGGGGAATGCTCACTATTTGAAGGGGAGCCCGTTGGATTCTATGCGGTTTAGTTACTCCAGAGCGCTGCAGGCAAATCCGGCAAATTTTGATGCAAATTTAAATTTTGGAATGGTTTTAAATGCAAACAAACGATATAATGAGTCGGTTAGATTGTTGGAAAGAGCAGCTTCGCTACAACCTAACAGCTTTAATGCATGGTTTCATTTGGGAGACGCTTTTTATCAGTTAGGAGAAGCTGGGAAATCATTGCAGGCATTTTATACAGCAGTAAGCTTAAATCCACAATCTCATAATGCATATTATAGAATTGGTATGACTTATGGCCGGCTTCGAAATGATTTTGATAATGCAATCTTAAATTTTGAACGGGCTATAGAAATCAATGATGGTATTCACTATTATTATGAAGACCTTGGTGTTGCTTATGGTTTTAAAGGCCAACACCGGCAGGCTATTGAGGCTTTTTTAAAGGTTATTGAGCTAAAGCCTGATTATGGTCAGGCATATTTCAATCTGGGGACTTCTTACCTTGCATTAGGTGATACTGTTAGAGCAAATGAAAATTTTGCCATTTCTCAACAGTTGCAGTAAACTTTCTTTACGTTTTAGACATATGTTTGAAGATTTAGTTAAATCAATTAGCTGAAAGTATATTTCTTTATTGAAGTCATATTAAGATTTAGGGCCTAAATAATTGGCTATGGTGTAAAATTTAGAACATTAAGTTTTAGAAAGAAATAAAAAAAACAAACGACCGTTTGGTAAAATGAATAATAGATTTTATCTTAGCAGTAGTTAAATTTAGAATAAATGCCCAGACAAAAGGTTAGCCGTGAATTTATTTTGCATCAGTCTTTAAAAATTTTCAGGCAGAAAAGTTTTTACAATACCACCACCTCGGATATTGCAGCTGCATGTGGCTTGCAAAAGGGTAGCTTATACCACTATTTCCCCAGTAAAGAGGCGATAATGATAGAGGTAATTAATTATGTCCATGATTTTTTTTCAAAAGAAATATTTGTTCACGCTTATAATGAAAAATTAGGCGCAAAGCAACGACTGGAATACATTATAGATTTGACAGAAGATATCTTTATAGGCCCTGACGGGGGAGATGTAATGGGAAATATAGGTGTAGAAACCGCCAGAGTAGTGCCGGAGTTTGCCGCTCCGATCAGAAGCTTTTTTATAGATTGGAAAAATGCACTTTCTTTTATTTTTAAGTCGGAGTATGACGAGGAAATTGCAGCTGAATATGCTGAACAAAGTGTAGCTGAAATTGAAGGATCAATCTTGATGATGCGTATTTTTAATGACCCCGAAATATTAAAGAGAACGCATACAAGAGTTTTGAAAAAATTAAAAAAATAACAAACAAGCGTTTGGTAAATTGACAAACAAATTTTAAATTTGATAAAAATTAAATAAATTTTTTAATTGTAAACTACAGTATAAATGAACAGAAAAATTAAAAAAGTCGCTATTCTCGGTTCGGGAATTATGGGTTCCAGAATTGCTTGCCACTTTGCAAATATAGGTGTGCAGGTTGTCTTGCTGGATATTGTTCCGCGAGAGTTAAGTGATAAAGAAAAAGCAGCAGGACTGACAATGGAAAGTCCTCACGTGCGTAATAGAATTGTGAATGAGGCTTTGCAAAGTACACTTAAGTCAAACCCTTCTCCTATTTACAATAAAAAGTTCGCTACGAAAATAACGACCGGAAACTTTGACGATGATTTTGAAAAAGTTTCTGATGTAGATTGGATTATGGAAGTGGTAATTGAAAATCTGGATATCAAAAAGCAGATTTTTGAAAAAGTTGATAAGCTCAGAAAGAAAGGCACTATCATTTCTTCAAATACTTCCAGTATTCCCATTCACCAAATGATTGAAGGTCGTTCTGAAGATTTTGTGAAACACTTTTTAGGTACTCACTTTTTCAATCCGCCTCGCTACCTGAGATTACTTGAAATAATTCCTACCGAGCATACAGATAAAGGTTTGGTTGACTTTTTAATGGACTACGGCAGCAGGCAATTGGGTAAAGTAACGGTTGAATGTAAGGATACTACAGCCTTTATTGCTAACAGAATTGGTGTTTTTGGAATCATGGCCATTTTTCATTTAATGAAAGAGGTTGGTTTGACGGTTGAGGAAGTTGATGCTTTAACAGGGCCGGTTTTGGGTCGTCCTAAATCAGCTACTTTCAGAACTTGTGATTTAGTTGGGATAGATACTTTGGTAAAAGTTGCCGATATAGTAAGAGAAAACAGGCCAAATGATGAAGCGCGTGAGCTTTTCAAAATTCCTGATTTTGTAAATACCATGGTAGAAAAAAAGTGGCTTGGAGATAAAACCGGTCAGGGCTTTTATAAAAAAGTAAAAAATGAAGAGGGTAAATCCGAGATTTTAGCATTGGATTTAGACACCTTAGAATATAAACCTAAAACACGGCCAAAATTTGCAACGCTGGATGCAGCAAAGCCGATAGAAAATCTACACGATAGAGTCAGAGCCTTAAATAAAGGAAAAGATAAAGCCGGAGAATTCTTAAGAAAGCTTTCATATCGTGTGTTTAGCTATGTGTCGCACAGAATTCCTGAAATAGCAGATGAACTGTATAAAGTAGATGATGCATTAAACGCCGGGTTTGGATGGGAGTTAGGACCATTTGAAACCTGGGATGTGCTGGGAATTGAAAAGGTTGTTCCTGAAATGGAAAAAGAAGGATATAGCATTGCTCCCTGGGTAAAAGATATGCTGTCTAAAAATGTGAAATCTTTTTACAAGGTTCATAATGGCAAGCGTCAGTATTATGATATTAATAAGGGAGAATATCTGGATATACCGGGTAAAGAACACTTTATATTATTAGATAACTTCAGGCCTAATAAGCCGGTTTGGCAAAATTCCGGAGTTACCTTACATGACATAGGTGATGGTGTGCTGAATCTGGAATTTCATACAAAAATGAATTCTATTGGAAGCGAAGTTCTTGAGGGTATTAATAAATCCATAGAGATAGCTGAAAATGGCTATAAAGGTTTGGTTATTGCAAATGAAGGGCAGAACTTTTCAGCCGGTGCTAATATCGGGATGATTTTTATGCTTGCCGTTGAGCAGGAATATGATGAATTAGATTTTGCAATTCGATATTTCCAAAATACCATGATGCGTGTAAGATATTCATCCGTGCCGGTCGTTGTAGCTCCTCACGGACTTACACTGGGAGGCGGCTGCGAAATGTCCATGCATGCCGATAAAGTTGTAGCATCAGCTGAAACTTACATAGGGCTGGTAGAAGTAGGCGTTGGAGTAATCCCGGCAGGTGGGGGAACCAAAGAGTTTGTCCTTAGAACATCTGATAAATTTTATAACGGAGATGTGCAATTGCCGAGATTGCAGGAAAGTTTCATAAATATAGCTACCGCTAAAGTTGCTACTTCTGCTCATGAAGCTTATGATTTAGGCATCTTGCGCGAAGGTCTGGACATGGTAGTTGTCAATCAGGATAAT
This genomic interval from Chitinophagaceae bacterium contains the following:
- a CDS encoding glycosyltransferase family 1 protein; protein product: MKGKKVLFLFPYPSGTAGSQRFRFEQYFHYLEEAGFSIKKQSFLDEKTWKILYKKGYTFQKVIGILKGFLKRLFILFSVPSYDYVFIHREATPVGPPIFEWIIAKIFRKKIIFDFDDAIWLPNTSDTNKFIAGFKFHDKTAAICKMAHKVSAGNEYIAEFASKFNENTVVNPTTIDTVNMHNQLKKQDEIPVKIGWTGTHTTLHFLEKTIPTLLKVYQKKPFTLIVIANTEPSFDFPSMEYKVWNKKSEIEDLLSFHIGLMPLTDDPWARGKCGFKALQYMALGIPAIASPIGVNKKIIDDKENGYLCANENEWEAALLHLLNDNRLRVEMGINARKKIERAYSVEANSASFLSFFE
- a CDS encoding glycosyltransferase, which translates into the protein MPESIEISLVIPVYNEQELIEQLFERTTGALEKITPNFEIICVNDGSTDNTLELLLACHQKDNRFKVVELSRNFGHQAAYTAGLSYAKGNFTVMMDGDLQDPPEIIAEMYKKITTEELDVVFGSRTERKEGFLKRSLIKLFHKIFSRLSNINAPKNVGNFSIMNRSALNAFLKLGEKNRYLPGLRFFIGFKQGFIEYSRPDREVGDAKMNFTSLLTLALDAIYSFSKVPIKVCIIIGLLGIFFSVVGVVVVLVKKIMGEAITGWTSIMLSIFFIGSVQLLFLGILGEYIHRIFIETQNRPIFIVRKYHE
- the asnB gene encoding asparagine synthase (glutamine-hydrolyzing), encoding MCGLAGVVDLEQKLNLSTEDWKSISACIKHRGPDADGLYTENGFSLLHRRLSILDLSEQGNQPMHSQCNRYVIAYNGEIYNFNEILSELKEERPQFAPKTTTDTEIILEAFACWGKEFISKCNGMFVFAIWDKQKQTLFLFRDRLGIKPLYFYHQDGLLVFASELKAIKKILGEKCGNISREAVNAFLHLGYIPEPLSIYSKVQKFPSGEMAEYKNKKLDFVSYWKPEERVTEEILTDESEAKTKLHELLESSVKYRLISDVPFGTFLSGGIDSSVVTAVASKLTSKPLNTFSIGFKEQSHNEAEYAAKVAKHLGTRHHEFIVSQKDVQQLVPDIIDVYDEPFSDSSAFPTMLVSKLAREHVTMTLSGDGGDELFMGYGAYKWAGRLQNPILKLLRLPIRQILSRGNNRQKRAAHMFYFPDEKHMPSHIFAQEQYLFRREEIEDILLPDFQSDFQLKENFTETSRKLTTEENQALFDLKNYLKDDLLVKVDRASMRYSLETRVPLLDYRIVEFAINLSPELKIKNKSSKYLLKQVLYNYVPEELFKRPKWGFSIPLIHWLKDELRFLIDDYLNEKVITSAGFVKYNKVDVLKKRFLSGEDYLYNRLWLLIVLHKWWKEAYNSTDFQKI
- a CDS encoding NAD-dependent epimerase/dehydratase family protein, which encodes MSKKVLITGAAGFIGSHLAEFYLNKNWSVTGIDNFDPFYDKGYKLNNLKILRNHPNFTFSEMDIRDRHSWDKLDDNYDLVIHLAAKAGVLPSLEDPVGYVSTNLSGTTELLEWMKRKNLKKLLFASSSSVYGNAGKGPFDESMAVDKPVSFYASTKKSGELLTHVYHDLYDIDVINLRFFTVFGPRQRPDLAIHKFFKKIYNNEPIEIYGDGTTGRDYTFIHDTINGIQASASYVMENDNVYETLNLGNNKPILLHDLINEIEAVTGKKIIKIEKPKQAGDVDFTFASISKAKKLLGYKPSTSLRKGLEAFNDWFIQYYKIKE
- a CDS encoding tetratricopeptide repeat protein, which translates into the protein MLFMSYESVEKTNVNIKTERLQLLFLFVFSFLLFVNTLSHQYALDDSIVITENSLTKEGLSGIPEIMKRDAFYGFFGGERNLVAGGRYRPLSIATFAVEYHFLGKNPFFSHLVNALLYSICVLLVFLIMKLWLKNHFNNKHYLSIPFLIALLFAAHPIHTEVVANIKGRDEIMGLLGALGAMFFFWKYLFHKKLPHLIFAFVCFFLGLLSKENVITFLPLFALAVYFFEPKKLKSAILPSIGFLALSGLYLYLRHIFTGTDFTPSMTVLNNAYIHATESERLATILFTFGKYLQLLIFPHPLTHDYYFNQIPLQSWSSPGVIISLLLLLSALAYGVFGLLKRDPVAFGIIFFLATFSIVSNLFFNVGTTMSERFMFMPSLGFVLIFTILTHRLVKKFVIENKRIQYRAIIIGLFVLGFSVKTLERNPAWENNYTLFSTDIKYSPNSAKLNSALGGTLIEEAEKNVTAEEKADLLNSATFYLNRAVQIYPNFSVAWNLLGNAHYLKGSPLDSMRFSYSRALQANPANFDANLNFGMVLNANKRYNESVRLLERAASLQPNSFNAWFHLGDAFYQLGEAGKSLQAFYTAVSLNPQSHNAYYRIGMTYGRLRNDFDNAILNFERAIEINDGIHYYYEDLGVAYGFKGQHRQAIEAFLKVIELKPDYGQAYFNLGTSYLALGDTVRANENFAISQQLQ
- a CDS encoding TetR/AcrR family transcriptional regulator, whose protein sequence is MPRQKVSREFILHQSLKIFRQKSFYNTTTSDIAAACGLQKGSLYHYFPSKEAIMIEVINYVHDFFSKEIFVHAYNEKLGAKQRLEYIIDLTEDIFIGPDGGDVMGNIGVETARVVPEFAAPIRSFFIDWKNALSFIFKSEYDEEIAAEYAEQSVAEIEGSILMMRIFNDPEILKRTHTRVLKKLKK